A single Aspergillus puulaauensis MK2 DNA, chromosome 7, nearly complete sequence DNA region contains:
- a CDS encoding ankyrin repeat domain-containing protein (COG:S;~EggNog:ENOG410PN3C;~InterPro:IPR002110,IPR020683,IPR036770;~PFAM:PF13857,PF12796,PF00023,PF13637,PF13606;~go_function: GO:0005515 - protein binding [Evidence IEA]) has product MPLVTLTPDEVDDLIYSARVGDAEAVEADLATLSSTYNVKQSVIIASAIDTAPEEEGGSGCCLLHYPAANGNADILMKLTTTLVSALSPTEQALTADEVKAVVNRRNHSGNTPLHWAALNTHLECVKLLVDAGADVSIKNEAGLDAIFLAERTDWKTQDETSQSQGQPESEEVDEAEVGADAGAGDAGSVSKGRQVVEWLLEFGNPAEVEATGTEES; this is encoded by the exons ATGCCTCTAGTAACACTCACCCCCGACGAGGTTGACGACCTGATCTACTCCGCACGGGTCGGTGACGCTGAAGCAGTAGAAGCCGACCTCGCCACACTAAGCTCGACATACAACGTCAAGCAGTCCGTTATCATCGCGTCGGCAATCGACACGGCACCCGAAGAAGAGGGCGGCAGTGGATGCTGTTTGCTGCATTATCCCGCCGCGAATGGGAATGCTG ATATTCTCATGAAGCTTACCACCACGCTTGTCTCGGCTCTGTCACCGACTGAGCAGGCGCTGACAGCCGATGAGGTCAAGGCTGTGGTTAACCGCCGCAATCACTCGGGTAACACACCACTGCACTGGGCAGCCCTCAACACGCATCTGGAGTGTGTGAAGCTCCTTGTGGACGCTGGTGCGGACGTCTCGATTAAGAATGAGGCTGGGCTGGATGCCATCTTTTTGGCGGAGAGGACGGACTGGAAGACCCAAGATGAGACCAGCCAGAGCCAGGGCCAGCCTGAAAGTGAAGAGGTAGATGAGGCGGAGGTTGGCGCTGATGCCGGTGCTGGGGATGCCGGTTCTGTGTCTAAGGGGAGACAGGTGGTTGAATGGTTGTTGGAGTTTGGGAACCCTGCAGAGGTGGAGGCTACCGGGACCGAGGAATCGTGA
- a CDS encoding putative ceramide glucosyltransferase (CAZy:GT21;~COG:I;~EggNog:ENOG410PIM2;~InterPro:IPR025993,IPR029044;~TransMembrane:4 (o27-50i382-405o431-454i483-504o);~go_function: GO:0016757 - transferase activity, transferring glycosyl groups [Evidence IEA]): MIKLQSISDAVGFGSATRHGGLQWSVALGWIGLIWYSTVTTVCALGYYKLWKHCLGRPRKSHSATASDAPHVTIIRPVKGVEPHLYDCLASAFRQEYPRDKLTVCLCVSSRSDPAYATLEKLVADFPQVDGRVYVEEEDPLLQPDHEPAYNLGPNPKIRNMTRAYREAKGDIVWIADCNIWVGKGVCGRMVDELCGFGTASGKENKFVHHLPVAVDVTGAASLKEERRLLQTNGAAAANEDDRKSRRAPGALAMGGGRLEELFLSSSHAKMYTAINTVLIAPCIVGKSNMFRRSHLDYLTAPDPKSSRQLNPGIDYFSDNICEDHLIGDLLWKNKVRDEKEHGKHLGKHALVYGDLAFQPIANMSVRSYIARRVRWLRVRKFIVMLATLVEPGTESILCSLYGAWGVTTALSQYLQDKGLVIAEDLSTWKAFFTFFGLSIVTWNLIDWTVYIMLHSGKTVERDENTPLFVRPPRGTTRRRFRYWLAAWLGRETLALPIWFWAIWGGMTVTWRDRQFRIGLDTKAHEIQGGQDIQAEGSYSEGTSVLSSAERRRRPQKKMKA; the protein is encoded by the exons ATGATAAAGCTTCAGTCGATTTCGGACGCCGTCGGTTTTGGATCAGCCACCCGTCATGGCGGACTCCAGTGGTCGGTCGCGCTGGGATGGATAGGCTTGATCTGGTATTCCACGGTGACGACGGTGTGCGCTTTGGGATATTATAAATT ATGGAAACACTGTCTTGGACGCCCTCGGAAATCCCACTCAGCAACCGCGTCGGACGCACCTCATGTCACCATCATTCGACCGGTCAAAGGCGTCGAACCGCACCTGTACGACTGCCTGGCCTCTGCGTTTCGCCAAGAATACCCCCGCGACAAGCTTACTGTATGCCTTTGTGTGTCTTCCCGAAGTGACCCGGCGTACGCAACCCTAGAGAAGCTGGTCGCGGACTTCCCACAAGTCGATGGGCGTGTCtatgttgaggaagaggatcccctcctccagcctgaCCATGAACCCGCGTACAATCTTGGGCCGAACCCCAAGATCCGAAACATGACCCGTGCGTACAGGGAGGCAAAGGGCGATATCGTTTGGATTGCGGACTGCAATATCTGGGTTGGTAAAGGAGTCTGCGGGCGCATGGTGGACGAATTGTGCGGTTTTGGTACAGCTTCAGGCAAAGAGAATAAATTTGTACATCATCTTCCCGTTGCTGTGGATGTTACCGGTGCTGCTAGCTTGAAGGAGGAACGACGTTTGTTGCAGACGAATGGAGCCGCGGCCGCCAACGAAGACGATAGGAAAAGCCGCCGCGCGCCGGGGGCTCTAGCCATGGGGGGCGGTCGTCTGGAAGAGTTGTTTCTCTCTTCGTCCCATGCCAAGATGTATACCGCTATCAACACGGTTCTTATTGCACCATGCATTGTTGGCAAGTCAAATATGTTCCGACGCTCTCATCTCGACTATCTTACTGCTCCGGATCCGAAGAGCTCTCGTCAACTGAATCCAGGCATTGACTACTTCTCGGACAATATCTGTGAAGACCACTTGATTGGCGATCTGCTTTGGAAGAACAAGGTTCGCGACGAGAAGGAGCATGGCAAACACCTGGGCAAGCACGCACTCGTTTACGGAGATCTCGCCTTTCAACCTATTGCAAACATGAGCGTTCGATCCTACATAGCGCGACGAGTGCGGTGGCTGCGCGTTCGAAAATTCATTGTGATGCTTGCGACCTTGGTTGAGCCCGGCACAGAGTCAATATTATGTTCGCTGTACGGGGCCTGGGGTGTCACTACTGCGTTATCTCAGTATCTCCAGGATAAAGGGCTGGTCATCGCTGAGGACCTCTCGACGTGGAAAGCCTTCTTCACGTTCTTCGGGCTCAGCATAGTAACATGGAACCTCATCGATTGGACAGTATACATAATGCTTCACTCCGGCAAGACGGTCGAACGGGATGAGAACACGCCACTGTTTGTGCGTCCTCCCCGGGGTACAACAAGACGGCGTTTCCGGTACTGGCTTGCCGCCTGGCTCGGACGAGAAACACTCGCTCTCCCAATTTGGTTCTGGGCAATCTGGGGAGGCATGACGGTTACGTGGCGTGATCGCCAGTTCCGTATTGGCCTCGATACGAAGGCACATGAGATTCAGGGTGGTCAAGATATCCAAGCCGAAGGCTCCTACTCCGAAGGTACATCGGTTCTATCAAGTGCAGAGCGTCGACGCAGACCGCAGAAGAAAATGAAAGCATGA
- a CDS encoding H3 histone acetyltransferase RTT109 (BUSCO:EOG09262D4G;~COG:S;~EggNog:ENOG410PIQJ;~InterPro:IPR016849,IPR013178;~PFAM:PF08214;~go_component: GO:0005634 - nucleus [Evidence IEA];~go_function: GO:0004402 - histone acetyltransferase activity [Evidence IEA];~go_function: GO:0010484 - H3 histone acetyltransferase activity [Evidence IEA];~go_process: GO:0006355 - regulation of transcription, DNA-templated [Evidence IEA];~go_process: GO:0016573 - histone acetylation [Evidence IEA];~go_process: GO:0043618 - regulation of transcription from RNA polymerase II promoter in response to stress [Evidence IEA]), producing the protein MSKVDVDLGDLLAKGLPTDVKVTIRHISSTPTATNALFAAPPSEEPEPTFCENHFLSTSITPADKDDGAEVIVFGIEVLVYTTTHLTTIFVSKADSTGHLHLLKAAPKSSMLRKVTNTFLYFLVHTHQRPGVRLVVSLFARSQNQYLFPGSIENPEKHVLDDRGLIKWWCRSLDPILREYEPESGSQEQEKQHEESTRSSATAYLIVPSCDKFETRGFFPSTAKSDDKDRPRWLNAYPLRQLCSKPDAPPRSLVPRFPDDPKTRFLIDLDDELPESASGERAGQWRSVKSLDQFWEMMSFRQECSAGRLVGFLWLVINPPGVVNSNPMLSSKAGLTETKDMRKTQTQPLGSDAPDASEQAQVWDAPKTGDEASASQPSDQTRPQRTNDGSAFYWPQAARGHAVLNEEDYKTAINFLLEQDFYNEEVSFASTKAFNDKVAALADELWIGQQVVGKNRNDELIVPEQTPNTLANTVLVRKRKKDEGAASDQAPSGSTELIHNAGVNVLQGNLIRKKKKT; encoded by the coding sequence ATGTCCAAGGTCGATGTTGATCTGGGAGATCTCTTAGCCAAGGGGCTCCCGACCGATGTAAAGGTCACCATCCGCCACATCTCGTCAACTCCCACGGCGACCAATGCTCTCTTCGCTGCGCCTCCAAGCGAAGAGCCCGAACCCACCTTTTGCGAGAACCACTTTCTGTCTACATCTATCACCCCGGCTGACAAGGATGACGGGGCGGAAGTCATTGTCTTCGGCATCGAGGTGTTAGTCTACACTACGACGCACCTGACAACCATCTTTGTGTCCAAGGCCGATTCTACGGGTCATCTCCATCTACTCAAAGCTGCCCCGAAGAGCTCAATGCTCAGGAAGGTCACCAATACTTTTCTCTATTTCCTTGTGCACACTCACCAACGACCCGGCGTTCGGCTGGTCGTATCCCTCTTCGCCAGGTCTCAGAACCAGTACTTGTTTCCAGGGAGTATAGAGAACCCAGAGAAGCATGTCCTCGATGACCGCGGGCTAATCAAATGGTGGTGTCGCTCTCTGGACCCAATCCTTCGCGAGTATGAGCCGGAATCTGGATCccaggagcaggagaagcagcacgAAGAGTCGACCCGTAGCTCCGCCACGGCGTATCTCATAGTACCTAGCTGTGACAAGTTCGAGACCCGAGGGTTCTTCCCTAGCACAGCCAAATCAGACGACAAGGACCGCCCTCGATGGCTGAATGCCTATCCTCTTCGTCAGTTGTGCAGCAAGCCTGATGCTCCGCCGCGCTCTTTAGTGCCTCGCTTCCCGGATGACCCGAAGACGCGCTTTCTCATTGATTTGGACGATGAGCTTCCAGAGAGTGCGAGTGGGGAAAGGGCCGGTCAGTGGAGGAGCGTGAAGTCCTTGGACCAGTTTTGGGAAATGATGTCCTTTCGTCAGGAGTGTTCTGCCGGGAGATTGGTTGGGTTCTTGTGGCTTGTCATTAACCCTCCTGGTGTTGTGAACTCGAATCCAATGCTGAGCAGCAAGGCCGGTCTTACGGAGACCAAGGACATGCGGAAGACACAGACTCAGCCGCTGGGTTCTGATGCTCCGGACGCCTCGGAACAGGCACAGGTCTGGGACGCTCCAAAAACTGGCGACGAGGCGTCAGCTTCTCAACCAAGCGATCAGACAAGGCCACAGCGGACGAACGACGGAAGTGCATTCTACTGGCCGCAGGCTGCGCGAGGACATGCAGTGTTGAATGAAGAGGATTACAAAACGGCAATCAACTTTCTTCTCGAGCAAGACTTTTATAACGAGGAAGTCTCCTTTGCCAGCACGAAGGCGTTCAACGACAAAGTTGCAGCTCTTGCCGACGAGCTTTGGATCGGTCAGCAAGTCGTGGGAAAGAATCGCAACGATGAATTAATAGTTCCAGAACAGACGCCCAACACACTTGCTAATACTGTGTTGGTTCGGAAACGGAAAAAGGACGAAGGCGCAGCATCAGACCAGGCACCGAGTGGATCTACAGAGTTAATACACAATGCTGGAGTGAATGTTCTACAGGGCAATCTCATTcgcaagaaaaagaaaacctgA
- a CDS encoding uncharacterized protein (COG:S;~EggNog:ENOG410PKH3;~InterPro:IPR017946;~SECRETED:SignalP(1-22);~go_function: GO:0008081 - phosphoric diester hydrolase activity [Evidence IEA];~go_process: GO:0006629 - lipid metabolic process [Evidence IEA]): protein MVLSRSLLAAASALFLAFPTEAVEGTSELQSVLKNTHGSSEYKYPTDFTRGILPIPVHSHNDYWRDVPFYTALSQGCISVEADVWLYNGTLHVGHDESSLTDQRTFESLYINPILDVLERQNPKSKFLTGPTTNGVFDTDTDQTLYLWVDSKTSGPETFKAVIEALEPLRKKGYLTTLKSNETLTKGPVTVIGTGNTPYEMVGPVADRDYFYDAQLATLGDAENAGITSHISPIASGDFSSAIGDLTLGKDSVLSDKQLETLRSQISTATEKGILARYWGAPSYPIRARNTLWTTLINEGVGLLNADDLAAAAQYF from the exons ATGGTCCTCTCCAGGTCGCTGCTTGCCGCAGCCTCCGCGTTGTTCCTTGCGTTTCCGACCGAAGCTGTCGAGGGAACTTCAGAGCTGCAGAGCGTCTTGAAGAACACCCACGGAAGCTCGGAATACAAGTATCCCACCGACTTCACAAGGGGGATTCTGCCT ATCCCGGTTCATTCCCACAA TGACTACTGGAGAGACGTACCTTTTTACACGG CTCTCTCGCAAGGTTGCATTTCAGTTGAAGCTGATGTGTGGCTATACAATGGCACTCTCCAT GTTGGCCACGACGAGTCATCATTAACTGACCAGCGCACATTCGAGTCACTCTACATCAACCCCATTCTCGACGTGCTTGAGCGTCAGAACCCCAAGAGCAAATTCCTAACGGGCCCGACCACCAA TGGTGTCTTCGATACCGATACAGATCAAACGCTCTACTTGTGGGTTGACTCCAAGACATCCGGCCCCGAAACATTCAAGGCCGTCATCGAAGCTCTGGAACCACTTCGCAAGAAGGGCTATTTGACAACCCTTAAGAGCAATGAAACCCTCACTAAGGGCCCAGTGACCGTGATCGGAACTGGCAACACGCCCTATGAGATGGTTGGCCCCGTCGCAGACCGCGACTACTTTTACGACGCACAGCTTGCTACTCTGGGGGACGCAGAAAATGCTGGGATCACATCCCACATCTCGCCCATAGCATCGGGGGATTTCAGCTCAGCCATCGGCGACCTCACGCTGGGCAAGGATAGCGTACTGAGCGATAAGCAGCTCGAGACTCTTCGATCGCAGATCTCTACCGCGACAGAGAAGGGTATCCTTGCCAGGTACTGGGGCGCTCCTTCGTACCCGATCAGGGCTCGCAACACTCTGTGGACCACTCTCATCAACGAAGGTGTCGGGTTGCTGAACGCGGACgatttggctgctgctgcgcagtATTTCTAG
- a CDS encoding Hid1 family protein (COG:S;~EggNog:ENOG410PHI6;~InterPro:IPR026705;~PFAM:PF12722,PF09742;~TransMembrane:1 (i296-313o)) translates to MGASESKLVFKQGIFRLSEEKEIPADDPYWTRFWELPESTEDVFSLFTPADIRRTRDNALGNFETLLLSITSRLTALKNHPSFPDPDLAPDRDALNCIRILTRLLPYVYEAEHLEDWEERFFWTRRRKRTREAQLATDVLFDEAQAEEGQDPASPRLNEYDDVKPLAEELIDTLMDLLFYTDFTIPTLPSAKSKVSYSIWQSGVGCNTSMGSTREFENNRCEILRLLLTITGKAMYMSSSLLPVQGVRAITYITTCQEKQAVLTLLCSLLNTAIKYNPASWRVPYDHVVWKDPRQILVIYSLQFLLVLLLYPVPEDGRGNPPKNYFRHYFGRLHRPQDFQFLVDGMTRILNQPMQATTAYLPGSQKSVKWAPEMLVLFWETLQCNKRFRSFIIDSNRSHDFIILCIFYSITYKSDPAKQGVVRMCIFILQTMSVEPTFGKSLNNKFEAQETLPQSIRIPGFRGSYADFLLISIHTLITTSKGKLNAVYPALLAVINNIAPYVEHLVPEACSKLLQLFTSMSAPSFLLANDSNHALLASVLESINAILEHKFTKNPFLVYAILKHRRRFEAVREFTLESGQQEIERQNERRKAENRDTVASPVLSASEDDPRLSSGARSPLGRIPEENNSPFAIGGDDSEDEGEGQHTPAQDSASVQTSRRQSISSTADESVPLQLRGMSEKARGKMPAGQPSFSRQNSMTSQISMSALFSPPSNGFTPTTAWLESWLPELPLHTILTIISAIIPSIPETAFQSSSNAETRTLITNLPSFVEDPMIQSITSEPAPARVHSFEWSALSMGWYESLVWGFIFSSEMVVGTASGATPGTVGVWNGTSIKLFKVQEAAVQGPTLLAPKGAVDAVGSNLVQRIGNLSLRRNNTQPDSQSSSGPPSIREV, encoded by the exons ATGGGAGCCTCGGAGTCGAAGCTAGTCTTCAAACAGGGAATATTTCGCTTatcggaggagaaggagattcccGCAGACGATCCATACTGGACCAGA TTCTGGGAGCTCCCCGAATCCACGGAGGATGTCTTCAGCCTATTTACCCCAGCGGACATACGGCGAACCCGCGACAATGCATTAGGAAACTTCGAAACATTATTACTATCCATAACTTCTCGTTTAACGGCCCTAAAAAACCATCCTTCCTTCCCAGACCCGGATCTCGCCCCCGACCGAGATGCGCTGAACTGCATTCGTATTCTCACTCGCCTCCTCCCATACGTGTACGAAGCCGAGCATCTAGAAGACTGGGAGGAGAGGTTCTTTTGGACTCGTCGAAGGAAAAGGACCAGGGAAGCTCAGTTGGCTACAGATGTTCTTTTCGATGAAGCGCAAGCGGAAGAGGGGCAGGACCCAGCGTCTCCCCGCCTCAACGAATATGATGATGTGAAGCCTTTGGCAGAAGAGTTGATTGACACGCTCATGGATCTACTCTTTTACACGGACTTTACCATCCCTACGTTGCCGTCAGCAAAATCTAAAGTTTCGTACTCCATCTGGCAAAGTGGTGTTGGGTGCAACACTTCTATGGGTTCGACAAGGGAATTCGAAAACAACCGCTGCGAAATTCTTCGGTTACTGCTCACAATTACTGGAAAGGCAATGTACATGTCTTCTA GTTTACTGCCTGTTCAAGGTGTCAGAGCTATTACATACATCACGACTTGCCAGGAGAAACAAGCGGTATTGACACTTCTATGCTCACTTCTAAACACG GCAATCAAATACAACCCTGCATCGTGGAGAGTGCCCTACGATCATGTTGTATGGAAAGACCCCAGACAGATCTTAGTGATTTATAGTCTCCAGTTTCTCCTTGTGCTCCTCTTGTACCCTGTTCCCGAGGACGGTCGTGGGAACCCTCCCAAAAACTACTTCCGTCACTATTTCGGCCGCCTGCACAGACCACAAGACTTTCAGTTCTTAGTTGATGGCATGACCAGAATTTTGAACCAGCCA ATGCAAGCAACGACGGCTTATCTTCCCGGTAGCCAGAAGTCGGTCAAGTGGGCACCAGAGATGCTTGTCCTGTTCTGGGAGACCTTACAATGCAACAAGCGGTTTAGGTCATTTATCATTGACTCGAACAGGTCTCACGACTTTATTATTCTCTGTATTTTCTACAGCATCACCTATAAGTCCGATCCGGCAAAGCAAGGCGTGGTTCGGATGTGCATATTTATTCTGCAAACAATGAGTGTTGAGCCTACTTTTGGGAAGAGTTTGAACAATAAATTTGAAGCCCAAGAAACCCTGCCACAGAGTATACGGATACCCGGGTTCCGAGGTTCATATGCCGACTTTCTCCTCATA TCCATCCACACCTTGATTACTACTAGCAAAGGCAAGCTTAACGCTGTGTACCCAGCTCTTCTTGCCGTTATCAATAACATCGCACCATATGTTGAGCATCTGGTCCCGGAGGCATGCTCCAaattgctgcagctgttTACATCCATGTCAGCTCCCAGCTTTCTATTGGCCAACGATTCAAACCACGCGCTACTTGCTTCGGTTCTCGAATCCATAAATGCCATTCTCGAACATAAGTTCACAA AAAATCCATTCCTTGTATATGCCATTCTCAAGCACAGAAGACGCTTTGAAGCAGTCCGGGAATTCACCCTTGAGAGTGGCCAGCAAGAGATTGAACGACAAAACGAACGGAGAAAGGCTGAAAACCGTGACACTGTCGCCAGTCCGGTTCTTTCAGCCTCCGAAGACGATCCGCGCCTTTCTTCTGGTGCGCGGTCACCTCTTGGCCGCATCCCAGAGGAGAATAACAGTCCTTTCGCCATCGGTGGGGATGActcggaggatgagggtgaaGGTCAACATACACCAGCACAAGACTCAGCTTCAGTCCAAACCTCGCGCAGGCAATCAATCTCATCCACGGCCGATGAGAGTGTTCCGTTACAGCTGCGAGGGATGTCGGAGAAGGCTCGGGGCAAAATGCCGGCGGGACAGCCATCGTTCTCAAGACAAAACAGCATGACGAGTCAAATCAGCATGTCGGCTCTGTTCTCTCCCCCTTCAAACGGTTTTACGCCCACTACAGCTTGG CTTGAGTCTTGGCTACCCGAACTTCCCCTGCACACCATCCTTACGATCATCTCCGCTATCATTCCCAGTATTCCCGAGACAGCGTTCCAATCATCCTCAAATGCTGAAACTCGCACCCTGATCACGAATCTCCCGTCATTTGTGGAAGACCCAATGATCCAAAGCATCACCTCGGAGCCTGCGCCTGCTCGTGTCCATTCTTTTGAGTGGTCGGCTTTGTCGATGGGCTGGTACGAATCGTTGGTATGgggcttcatcttctcttcagAGATGGTTGTTGGGACCGCATCTGGAGCTACACCCGGCACGGTAGGTGTCTGGAATGGGACATCCATTAAACTGTTTAAAGTGCAAGAAGCAGCCGTTCAGGGCCCTACGCTACTAGCGCCCAAGGGTGCCGTGGATGCAGTTGGAAGTAACCTGGTGCAACGGATCGGAAACTTGAGCCTGCGACGAAACAACACGCAGCCGGATTCTCAGAGCAGCTCGGGGCCCCCGTCCATTCGGGAGGTTTAG
- a CDS encoding uncharacterized protein (COG:S;~EggNog:ENOG410PNM2;~InterPro:IPR012578;~PFAM:PF08058;~TransMembrane:3 (o47-68i116-133o153-173i)), with protein sequence MWVIFSAHAPQQLTAQPADKQLRDSTNLLYKWKDNLSDTSQSGQVSFANFCVPLHRFLFVISMASLFLPSTPKSTSASTPASEKSQTPGKWRHPQLDEIVRRQQAGTFGDRNAKRLMCNGGALLATWTFGSTFKSYSRWIQTKTEIPTYADLSLLIMQLIFLLNILVALYPLFRPKDNMSDIPLTPTQRTLLGLDPSTTSSSAPTTSYVTPPKYRVSSGSRTASPASHSGSPLSTSASASSLRFSSGTPFSPSPSPLLHKMVANGGRENVRRQSFGSSSPLNRGSSFKESIVMPATPSPAGGKRGSLGVSNKWLYERSRRPSLSNGSL encoded by the exons ATGTGGG TGATATTCAGTGCGCATGCACCACAACAACTaacagcccagccagccgaCAAACAGCTGAGGGACTCGACGAACCTCCTTTATAAATGGAAGGATAATCTGAGCGATACTTCTCAATCTGGTCAGGTAAGTTTTGCGAATTTTTGCGTTCCTCTTCATAG GTTTCTTTTCGTAATATCAATGGCGTCACTTTTCCTTccttcgacgccgaagtCCACATCTGCATCTACGCCTGCGTCTGAGAAATCGCAGACACCCGGAAAATGGCGGCATCCGCAACTGGATGAGATTGTGCGGCGACAACAAGCGGGGACTTTCGGGGATCGCAACGCCAAAAGACTCATGTGCAATGGCGGTGCTTTATTGGCAACTTGGACTTTCGGGTCTACCTTCAAATCCTA CTCTCGTTGGATCCAGACGAAGACTGAGATTCCCACATACGCTGATTTGTCGCTACTTATCATGCAATTaatcttccttctcaacatACTCGTCGCATTATACCCCCTTTTCCGACCGAAAGATAATATGTCCGACATCCCTCTTACCCCGACACAACGGACCCTTCTTGGGCTTGATccgtcaacaacatcctcttcGGCCCCAACGACATCATACGTGACCCCTCCGAAATACCGCGTATCCTCCGGGTCAAGGACAGCaagtccagccagccactcTGGCTCACCGTTATCTACAAGTGCGAGCGCCTCAAGCCTTCGGTTTTCGTCAGGCACGCCcttttctccgtctcccagTCCACTATTACACAAGATGGTTGCAAACGGTGGCAGGGAAAATGTACGCAGGCAGAGCTTCGGCTCATCCTCACCGCTCAACCGGGGTTCTTCTTTCAAAGAGTCAATTGTTATGCCGGCCACCCCTTCTCCCGCCGGAGGAAAGAGGGGGAGTTTGGGAGTAAGCAATAAGTGGTTGTATGAGCGAAGCAGGCGTCCGTCTCTCAGCAATGGTAGTCTTTGA